Genomic segment of uncultured Desulfobacter sp.:
ATCCTCTGGCCGGTGCCATGGAAAAGCTGCCGTTGTGGCTCTCCATGCTGATTCATCTGTGTTGTTTTTACGGCATCCTCTCCCTTTGGGCCGGCATCAACGACTATCGGGTGCTTGTGGTGAAGCTGACACTGATCTCCATTATTTTGACCATCAGCATCAACGTCATCAACGGGTACCAGGGTGAGTTCTCCTGTTCCCATCCGGGGTTCATGGCGGTGGGGGCCTATGTCTCCTCCGTGATCACCCTGTTTTTGTTTGCCAATGATAAGATTTTTGGAACGGCGCTCTTGCCGTCGTCCATGGGACCCTGGCTTTTCCCCGTTGCATTGATCATGGGCGGAATTGCGGCGTCCGTTGCATCGCTTCTGGTGGCCATTCCCTCATTCAGGACCCGGGGGGATTATCTGGCCATCATCTCTTTGGCCTTTATGTTCATCGTCAAGAGTGCGGTGGAAAATCTCAATATCATCGGCGGGGCCCGGGGCATGGGCGGACAGCCTGACCTGGCCCCGCTGCATGTGATTTTTATCTGGACCATGCTGTGCATCTGGGTGATTCATAACTTTGTCACCTCCATCATGGGAAAGGCGTTGAATGCCGTGCGCGACGATGAGGCCGCATCCGAATCCATGACCGTCAAAACCCGGAAAACCAAGATGACAGCCTTCATGTTCGGTGCGTTCTGGGCCGGCATCGCAGGCGGCCTGTTTGCCCATGTCTTGACTTACATCAATCCGGGTATGTTCAGCATCAACCGGCTGGCCGAAATCCTTGCTATGGTGTATTTCGGCGGCCTGAACTCCATTGTGGGGTCCATTGTGGGTGCCGTCTCCATCAATATTTTGGGCGAGGCATTGCGGCCCCTGGAGCTGTTCAAGTGGATCATTATTCCGCTGATACTGATTTTTGTCATGATTTTCAGGCCATACGGATTGATCTCATTCAAGGAGATCAACCCCAAAAAACTTTTTGCGGCCAGAAAGAATAAATAAGGAGCAATACCATGACGCCTTTGCTTCATGTAGATAAAATGACCCACTATTTTGGCGGGCTGCGGGCGGTCCACAACTATAATCTTTCGGTGGGCCCCAACCAGATTGTCGGCTTGATCGGCCCCAACGGAGCCGGTAAAACAACCGTCTTCAACCTGATCACAGGGGTTTATACCCCCACCGAAGGGCGCATTACCCTTGAAAATGAAAATCTTGTGGGGCTGGAAACCAATGAGATTGCAGCCAAAGGCCTTGGCAGAACCTTTCAGAATCTGGCCCTCTGGCGGCACATGAATGTGCTGGACCATATCAAGATGGCCCACTATTCCCAGTTGACCTACGGCCTGCTTGACGCATTTTTCAATACGGGAAAATGCAGAAGGCAGGAAGCCCAAGTCGAGGAAAATGCCTACCGGCTTCTTGAGCTGTTTGATATCAAGCAGCACGCCGACCAGCTGGTCACAAGCCTTCCCTACGGCGCCCAGCGCCGGGTGGAGATGGCCCGGGCCATGGCCACCAATCCCAAGGTGCTGTTTCTGGATGAGCCCACCGCAGGCATGACCCCTGACGAACTGATCCAGATGATCAAAATTATTCGCCAGGTGCACCGGGATTTCGGGGTGGCGATTTTCCTGATTGAACACCGCATGAAATTTGTGATGGAGCTTTGCCAGCATATCCAGACCCTGGTGTTCGGCGAAGTGATTGCCCAGGGGCCTCCCGAAGAGATCCAGAACAACCCCCTGGTGATTGAAGCCTATCTGGGCAAGGAGGATTTGACCTGATGCAGTTGAATGTAAAAAATCTTAAGGTATCCTACGGCAATATCAAGGCCCTTCACGGCTTGGATTTCAGCATTGAAGCCGGTGAAATCGTCACCATTATCGGCGCCAACGGGGCGGGAAAAAGCACCACTCTTCGGGCCATCTCCCGGATGGTGCCCAGTGAGCCGGGCTCTGTCATTGAATTTGAGGGCGAAGATGTGCTCTCCTACAATACCGACAAAGTGGTCACCCGGCTGGGCATATCCCATGTCCCCGAGGGGCGAAGAATATTCGGTAACCTTACGGTGAACGAAAACTTAACCCTGGCCTGTTTTGCCAGAAAAGATACCGAGCAAATCGCCAAGGATAAAAAGTGGGTGTTTGATCTGTTTCCCCGGCTGGAAGAGCGAAAAAATCAGCTTTCAGGAACCATGTCCGGCGGAGAGCAGCAGATGCTTGCCGTGGGCAGGGGATATTTGAGCGGCAGGAAACTGATGATCCTGGATGAGCCCTCCATGGGGCTTGCGCCGCTGCTCATGCTTGAGATGTTTGATGCCCTAAAAGAGATCAACAAGTACGGCACCACCATCCTGCTGGTGGAGCAGAACGCCCGGCTGGCCCTGAAGTTTGCCCAGAGAGGTTATGTCATTGAACATGGCAAGCTTGTGCTGGAAGGCCCGGCGGATCAGTTGCTTGATGATCCGGAAGTGAAAAAGGCCTATTTGGGTGCATAAATAGTGATTGGACGAAAAGTGATCCACCTGCTTTGCATCTGGCAACTTTTCGTCCAATCACAAGTTTCCGTTAAGATATTACATAAAAAATCGTGGCACTTTACAATGATGTTGTTTGGGTGATTTTTTGTTCCAGTACCGATTTTACGGATTCAAACACGGCGTCCCAATCGCCGGGCGCAGGCTGCCTGAATAATCTAACAGTGGGATACCAGGGCGAGTCTTCCCGTTGGGTCAGCCATCGCCAGTCCGGAGAAAAGGGCAGTAGTATCCAAGTCTCTTTTCCCAGGGCCCCGGCAAGATGGGCCACCGAGGTGTCCACTGAAATGATCAGATCCAGGTTGCTGATGATGGCCGCCGTATCGGCGAAATCCGAAAGTTGCGATCCAAAATCCCGGGTAAAGAGGGTGCCCGGATCTTGGTCTGTCCATAGTTCATGGGCATCTTTTTGAAGGCTGTACAGGTGAACGCCGTTGATCTCTTTTAGCGGTGAGAACCGGTTTAGGCTCACCGATCTTCGCCGATCTCCCTTGTGAGAAGGGTTTCCCGCCCAGACCACCCCGACACCCAAAGCGTCTTTTTTCTCAATTCTGCTTTGCCAGATTCTTTTCAAATCCTGGTCGGCAAAAAGATACGGCACATTTGCGGGAATCGTGTCAAGGGTTGAGTGAAACATCATGGGCAGGGACATGATCGGCAGGTGATAGTCAAAACTGTTTTCGAATTGGGGGGCGTTATCATCAATTTTAATTTCCAGACGGTCGTACCCTTTAAAATGTATCATGAGCCTTCCCAGAGTTTTGCTGCACTCCAGAATGACCCTGGCCCCCATATTTTGAAGCTGGGGCAGGTATCTGACAAACTGAATAAAATCGCCAAACCCCTGTTCTCCATAAATGAAAATACGTTTACCCGATAAGGGTTCACCCTCCCAAACTTTTCCATACCGGAAAATTCGTTTGGCCGATTTTGTCCATCGCCACTCATATTCCTTCCAGCCGCGTTCAAAATCGCCTTTAAGCAGATACAAAACTGCCCGGTTAAACAGGGTTGAGCCATGATCCGGGTCAATGGAAAGGGCTTGCGCAAAGTCCTTTTCAGCCAGGTCAAACTGCCCGAATCGACGATGGGATAGACCGCGGTTGGAAAAGGCACGGACATTGTCGGGTTTTAATTTAACGGCTTCGTTGAAATCGGCAAACCCCTTGTCGATCTGCCCCAGGCGGTGGAAACAAATCCCCCGGTTGCAGAAGGCATCCGACGATTTTGGGGAAAGTTCTATGGCCCTGTCATAGCTTTCAATGGCCTGCTCAAGTCGCATCAGGCCCTGCAGGGCGATGCCTCTGTTATAGAAGGCATCCGGGCTATTGGGATGGGCGTCGACCGCCTGGTTGCAATGGGTGAGGGCTTGCTCATACTTTTCCAGTTCATTTAAACTTTTGGCAAGATTCACCAGGAACTGAACTGCACCGGGTTTGAGTTGAAGGGCCTGTTTAAAGCAGTTCACGGCCCTTTGATGCTTGCCGAGCTTATCATAAACCAACCCGCGGATATTATGAATTTCCGGCAGGTTGGGGTCAATGGCAATGGCTGTTTCACAATCCTTGAGCGCGGCATCCAGCCTTGACGCATTCATCAGGGAAAAGGCCCTGTTGTTGTACCCGTGGGCATTATCCGGTTCTAAAGCAATGGCCTGATCAAAACTTTGAAGGGCCTCATCGCAACGCCCAAGTCTCTCCAGGGTTAATCCAAGGTTAAGATGGGCATTGTAAAAATCCGGATTCAGCGCAACGGCCCTGGAATAATCCTGTACCGCTTCTTGTTTTCGTCCTGTTTCCGAAAAGGCAACCCCCCGGTTATAATACCCTTCGGAAAAATCAGGATTTAATAAAAGCATCTGGTCAAAGGTTTGGATTGCCTCTTCAACCCGGCCCTGGGCCTGAACCGCCGCACCCAATATATTGAGCAACATGTGTGAATCGGGAAACTTTTTGAGCATCTCCCGGCAGCGTTGTTCAGTCCCGGCCATGTTTCCGGTTTGATACTGCTGAATCACGTTTTGCAGCTGGTCGTTGGGTGGATGACCCGTCTCTGGGCTGTTAGGCGGCGGATTGGCTGTTGTTTTCGTTTTCAGGGGCACTGATTTTTTTCCCAACACCTTGGACGTTTGAGTCCCAGCATCCGGGTCCAGGGCTTGCGCGCGTTCAAAATTTTTTGCGGCTTCCTTGTTGCGGCCCAATTTGTTTAACGCCAGCCCAAGGTTTTCATAGGCCGGTGCCAGGTCCGGCGACAGGGAAATGGCCTGTTCAAGCATGGATACGGCAAGTCCCGGCTGATTTGCCTCATTTGCCAAAACACCGAGATAAAGAAAGGCGGACGCATTGCCAGGGTCCAGATGAATGGCCTGTTTATAGTACCTTCCGGCGCTGGGGAAATCCCCTTTTTCGTAGTATTTGAGACCCTGTTCCACCAGTTGATCTGCGGTGTCAGCGCCTTTTGCTCGAAGTTTCGCCTTGCTGCTGTCTAATCGTATCATTGCTGTTTCCTAAGCTGGGAATCGAATCGTCGATGGGGCTGAATGCCCTTCATTTCTCTTTGAATTGCATATCAGGCCAGCCATACGGTGTAAAGCAAATTTGATAAATCTTAAAAATTTTAAGCTGATGGCGGCGCTTGTTACGACGCCATCAAGTATACAGAGAAATGGTTGCGTGAGAATGCCTTATTTCTTCATGGAGAGCGAAATTCGTTTTCTGGCGATGTCCACCTCAAGGACACGCACCGTCACCTGCTGGCGCACTTTGACCACCTCATTGGGATCCTTGACAAACCGGTCCGCCAGCTGGCTGATGTGAACCAACCCGTCCTGGTGCACCCCGATGTCCACGAAGGCACCGAATGCGGTGACATTGGTCACAATGCCGGGAACCACCATGTCCGGCACCAGATCCTTTATCTCATGGATGTTTTTGTCAAAGGAAAAGGCCTGGAACGGCTGGCGCGGGTCCCGGCCTGGGGCGGCCAGTTCTGCAACAATGTCCTTGAGCGTGGGAAGGCCTGTGGTCGGTGTCACGTAAGGCGCAAGATCCAGGTTCTTCAGCAAAATGTTTGCCGTCATCATCTCTTCCACACGACAGCCCATATCTTTGGCCATCTGTTTGACCACGGGATAGGATTCGGGGTGAATGCCGCTGCGATCCAGGGGATTTTTCCCATTCTGGATTCTTAAAAAGCCTGCGGCCTGTTCAAAGGCTTTTTTTCCCAGACGGGGCACTTTGAGAAAATCGCTTCTGGAGGCAAAGGCACCGTTTTCATCCCGGTATTGGATCATGTTGGCGGCGATTCCGGCGTTAAGACCCGATACCCGGGATAACAGCTGCTTTGATGCGGTGTTGGCTTCCACGCCCACCTGGTTGACACAGGATACCACCACATCATCCAGGGCCGCTTGGAGCATGTTCTGGTCCACATCGTGCTGGTATTGGCCCACCCCGATGGATTTGGGCTCCACCTTGACAAGTTCCGCCAGGGGGTCCATGAGCCGCCTGCCGATGGATACCGCGCCCCTGACCGTGATGTCATGGTCGGGAAACTCTTCCCTGGCTGTTTCAGAGGCGGAATAAATGGACGCTCCGCTTTCATCCACCATGATCACATCCACATCCTGGGGCAGTGAAAGCTCCCTGATAAAGGTTTCGGTTTCCCGGCCGGCCGTACCGTTGCCCACGGCTACGGCACGGATTTCGTACCGGGAGACAAGTTTGGGGATCAGCTGGGCTGCAGACGTTTTTCCATTGGGGGTGTGGGGATGTATCACATCATGGTGAACCAGTTTTCCCGTGGCATCCAGACAGGCGATTTTGCATCCTGTGCGGAACCCAGGATCAATGGCCAGTACGGGTCTGCCGCCAAGGGGCGGGGCGAGCAGCACCTGGCGTAAATTATCCGAGAAAACCGCCACAGCCTTTTCATCGGCCTTTTGCTTGAGATCTCGCAAGGCCTCATTTTCAATGGATTTGCACAGCAGACGTTTGTAAGCGTCTTCGGCGGCCGCAAGAATCTGTTCCCGGCTCTGGGCGTTGACTTTGCGTTTGCCCGGGTATAGCCCATGAATAACGTTCAACGCCTTTTGTTCATCGGGCTGGACATGCACCCGCAAAATTTTTTCACCGGCCCCCCTGAGCATGGCCAGAATCCTGTGGGACGGCGCTTTAAATGCCGGCTCCTCCCAGTCAAAATAATCTTTGAATTTGGCTCCCTCGTCTGCCTTGCTCTTGATCACCGTTGAACTGATCATGGCGGTTTTGACAAACAGATCCCGGATTTCGGACCGGATAACGGCGTCTTCGTTAATGATTTCGGCAATAATATCCCGGGCACCGGCCCATGCCTCTTCCAGGCTTGCCACATCCGGGCCGATGAATTCTGCGGCCTTTTTTTCAAGGTCCATGCCGGTTTCGGGTTCCAGGATCAGCCGGGCCAGGGGTTCCAGCCCTTTTTCCCGGGCAATTGTGGCCCGGGTCCGTCGCTTGGGCCGATACTTTTCATACACATCCTCCAGCCGGGTCATGGTGTCCGCATTTTCGATCAATTGACCCAGCGCTTTGGTGTAAAGCTGCCTCTCCTCCAAAGACTTGATAATGGCCTGTTTCCTGGCTTCCAGTTCATTTAACGTCTTGGCCCTGTCCCGGATATCGGATATGGCCACCTCGTCCAGGCTGCCCGTTCGCTCTTTTCTGTACCGTGCTATAAACGGCACGGTGGCCCCCTGGTCCAGCAGGTCCAGGACTGCGGCCACCTGTTTTTCTTTAAGGCCGGTCTCCCGGCTGATAGTTAGTTGGATAGTCATGTGGGGTCTATGTGAAGTCTCAATAAGTTGTTAAATTATTATCATGCGTTGTTGCGGGCTGAACCTGGGTGCAACAGACCCGGTCAGCCCATGGCTGTTATTACAGCGGGGCAGGGTAAAAAGTCAATGGCTTGAATGT
This window contains:
- a CDS encoding branched-chain amino acid ABC transporter permease, which translates into the protein MKIVQSIKKFLSNIPMAGWLLGLLAAVLIEYFWGYDYISYYLGLPKIPVLFGAILMLKDPVMIPGALAYDLVVYVLPVCIVGKASTFFTNPLAGAMEKLPLWLSMLIHLCCFYGILSLWAGINDYRVLVVKLTLISIILTISINVINGYQGEFSCSHPGFMAVGAYVSSVITLFLFANDKIFGTALLPSSMGPWLFPVALIMGGIAASVASLLVAIPSFRTRGDYLAIISLAFMFIVKSAVENLNIIGGARGMGGQPDLAPLHVIFIWTMLCIWVIHNFVTSIMGKALNAVRDDEAASESMTVKTRKTKMTAFMFGAFWAGIAGGLFAHVLTYINPGMFSINRLAEILAMVYFGGLNSIVGSIVGAVSINILGEALRPLELFKWIIIPLILIFVMIFRPYGLISFKEINPKKLFAARKNK
- a CDS encoding ABC transporter ATP-binding protein, whose amino-acid sequence is MTPLLHVDKMTHYFGGLRAVHNYNLSVGPNQIVGLIGPNGAGKTTVFNLITGVYTPTEGRITLENENLVGLETNEIAAKGLGRTFQNLALWRHMNVLDHIKMAHYSQLTYGLLDAFFNTGKCRRQEAQVEENAYRLLELFDIKQHADQLVTSLPYGAQRRVEMARAMATNPKVLFLDEPTAGMTPDELIQMIKIIRQVHRDFGVAIFLIEHRMKFVMELCQHIQTLVFGEVIAQGPPEEIQNNPLVIEAYLGKEDLT
- a CDS encoding ABC transporter ATP-binding protein, whose protein sequence is MQLNVKNLKVSYGNIKALHGLDFSIEAGEIVTIIGANGAGKSTTLRAISRMVPSEPGSVIEFEGEDVLSYNTDKVVTRLGISHVPEGRRIFGNLTVNENLTLACFARKDTEQIAKDKKWVFDLFPRLEERKNQLSGTMSGGEQQMLAVGRGYLSGRKLMILDEPSMGLAPLLMLEMFDALKEINKYGTTILLVEQNARLALKFAQRGYVIEHGKLVLEGPADQLLDDPEVKKAYLGA
- a CDS encoding tetratricopeptide repeat protein, with product MIRLDSSKAKLRAKGADTADQLVEQGLKYYEKGDFPSAGRYYKQAIHLDPGNASAFLYLGVLANEANQPGLAVSMLEQAISLSPDLAPAYENLGLALNKLGRNKEAAKNFERAQALDPDAGTQTSKVLGKKSVPLKTKTTANPPPNSPETGHPPNDQLQNVIQQYQTGNMAGTEQRCREMLKKFPDSHMLLNILGAAVQAQGRVEEAIQTFDQMLLLNPDFSEGYYNRGVAFSETGRKQEAVQDYSRAVALNPDFYNAHLNLGLTLERLGRCDEALQSFDQAIALEPDNAHGYNNRAFSLMNASRLDAALKDCETAIAIDPNLPEIHNIRGLVYDKLGKHQRAVNCFKQALQLKPGAVQFLVNLAKSLNELEKYEQALTHCNQAVDAHPNSPDAFYNRGIALQGLMRLEQAIESYDRAIELSPKSSDAFCNRGICFHRLGQIDKGFADFNEAVKLKPDNVRAFSNRGLSHRRFGQFDLAEKDFAQALSIDPDHGSTLFNRAVLYLLKGDFERGWKEYEWRWTKSAKRIFRYGKVWEGEPLSGKRIFIYGEQGFGDFIQFVRYLPQLQNMGARVILECSKTLGRLMIHFKGYDRLEIKIDDNAPQFENSFDYHLPIMSLPMMFHSTLDTIPANVPYLFADQDLKRIWQSRIEKKDALGVGVVWAGNPSHKGDRRRSVSLNRFSPLKEINGVHLYSLQKDAHELWTDQDPGTLFTRDFGSQLSDFADTAAIISNLDLIISVDTSVAHLAGALGKETWILLPFSPDWRWLTQREDSPWYPTVRLFRQPAPGDWDAVFESVKSVLEQKITQTTSL
- a CDS encoding Tex family protein, coding for MTIQLTISRETGLKEKQVAAVLDLLDQGATVPFIARYRKERTGSLDEVAISDIRDRAKTLNELEARKQAIIKSLEERQLYTKALGQLIENADTMTRLEDVYEKYRPKRRTRATIAREKGLEPLARLILEPETGMDLEKKAAEFIGPDVASLEEAWAGARDIIAEIINEDAVIRSEIRDLFVKTAMISSTVIKSKADEGAKFKDYFDWEEPAFKAPSHRILAMLRGAGEKILRVHVQPDEQKALNVIHGLYPGKRKVNAQSREQILAAAEDAYKRLLCKSIENEALRDLKQKADEKAVAVFSDNLRQVLLAPPLGGRPVLAIDPGFRTGCKIACLDATGKLVHHDVIHPHTPNGKTSAAQLIPKLVSRYEIRAVAVGNGTAGRETETFIRELSLPQDVDVIMVDESGASIYSASETAREEFPDHDITVRGAVSIGRRLMDPLAELVKVEPKSIGVGQYQHDVDQNMLQAALDDVVVSCVNQVGVEANTASKQLLSRVSGLNAGIAANMIQYRDENGAFASRSDFLKVPRLGKKAFEQAAGFLRIQNGKNPLDRSGIHPESYPVVKQMAKDMGCRVEEMMTANILLKNLDLAPYVTPTTGLPTLKDIVAELAAPGRDPRQPFQAFSFDKNIHEIKDLVPDMVVPGIVTNVTAFGAFVDIGVHQDGLVHISQLADRFVKDPNEVVKVRQQVTVRVLEVDIARKRISLSMKK